CCTGTGACGCATTGCCCTTACTCCTCTTCGTCGTCTGGCGCGTTCGCGGCCGCGCGGCTCGGCGGGGTCCCCAGGTCGATGATGCGGACGCCCTCGCCGTTCTCTTCGTAGCGCATGCCGAAGTTCAAGCCTTCGCGCTCCAGGAGGTCAGCGATCTCCTGCAGCGACTTCTTCCCGAAATTCTTGACCTGGAGGATCTGGTTCTCGGTCTGGCGGACCAGGTCACCCAGGGTACGGATGTTGGAGTTCTTCAGCGAGTTCACCGAGCGAACCGAGAGCTCGAGGTCGTCGATGGCCGTCTTGAAGAGCTGCGCGAGGCGAGCCGCATCCCCGCCGGCGCTATCCCCGCCCATCGACATCGGCGCCGAAGCGTGCGAGCCGAAGGAGGCGAAGTACTGGAAGTGCGTCTGCGCCAGCGCCGCGGCGTAGCTGACCGCCTCTTCCGGCGTGATGGTGCCGTTGGTCTCGACGGTGAGCGTGAGGCGATCGTAGTCGGTGCGCTGCCCGACGCGGGTCTCCGCGACGCTGAAGTTGGCGCGGCGAACGGGGTTGTAGATCGCGTCGACGCGAACGAGGTCGATGGGGAGGCCGCGGTCGAGGACGTGCTGCTCGGACTCGACGTAGCCACGCCCCTTGTTCACGTAGAGCTCGACGTTGATGTCGCGTGCGTCTTGCAGCGTGAACAGGTGGTGGTTCGGGTTGATGACCCGGACGCTCCCGCTCTGGTCGATGTCGCCGGCGGTGACGGGCCCCGCCTCGGACTTCCCGATGCGCAGCACCGTTTCCTCGACGTCGTCGGCCATGCTGAGGACGAGCGTCTTGAGGTTGCCGATGATCTGGTGGACGTCCTCGACGACGCCGGCGATGGTCTGGTGCTCGTGCACCACTCCATCGATCCGGAAGCCCCAGACCGCGGCGCCGCGAAGCGACGAGAGCAGCATGCGCCGCATGGCATTGCCGAGCGTGTGGCCGTAGCCCCGCTCGAGCGGCTGGAGGACGAATTCGGCGACGTACGGTGCCTCATCCCGCTTCCGGACCTCGACGAGGTGGGGACGAACCAGGCCCTTCAGGTCGATCGCTTGAGACATGTATCAGTGCTCGGTGCGGTCATACCGGGGCCGCGCCCCGGCAACGCCCCACCCCGCCCCTAACGCGCGGTGGGCTCGTACGAGAGTTAGGGTCTCGACCCGGAAATCCAGACGGGAGACGGGGGTGTGGAGACGGGAGTTGGGGGGTACCCGCACTCCCGTCTCGCATTCCACCGGTTACTTCGAGTACAGCTCGACGACCAGCTGCTCCTGGGCGGCGATCGGGATGTTCGGGCGCGAGGGGCGCTCGAGCATGCGACCCGAGAAGGTGTCGCGATCGACCGCGAGCCACGACGGGGAAGCCCCGCGGGTCGCCTGCTCCATCGCTCCCTGCACCAGGGTCAGCTCGCGCGACTTCTGGCGCACGCGCACCTCCTGGCCCGGGGTCACGACATAGCTGGGGATGTCGACCGTCTTGGCGTCGATCTCGATGTGCCGATGCCGGATGAGCTGACGCGCCGCCTTGCGGCTGGGGGCGAAGCCCATGCGGTAGACCAGGTTGTCGAGGCGGCTTTCCAGCGCCGCGAGCAGGTTGTGGCCGTGAATTCCCGGCAGCGCCGACACCTTCTTGAAGGTGTTGCGGAACTGCGTTTCGCTGACCCCGTAGATGCGCTTGATCTTCTGCTTCTCGCGCAGCTGCTTGGAGTATTCCGACGACTTGCGGCGACGCGACGCCGCCTGGCCGTGCTGACCCGGGGGGTACGGACGGCGCTCGACCGGGCACTTCTCGGTGAAGCACTTCGTCCCCTTGAGGAACAGCTTCGTCCCCTCACGGCGGCACTGCCGGCAGGAGGCTCCCGTATAGCGCATGCTCAGACCCTCCGGCGCTTCGGGGGACGGCAGCCGTTGTGCGGAATCGGCGTCACGTCCTTGATCGACTTCACCTGCAGGCCGGCCGACGCGAGCGCCTGGATGGCCGACTCACGCCCCGAACCGGGCCCCTGCACGCGCACGTGCACGCGTCGCACGCCGGCGGTGAGCGCTTCGCGCGCGCACTGCTCGGCCGCGACCGTCGCCGCGAACGGCGTCGACTTCTTGGAGCCCTTGAACCCCGCCTTGCCGGACGTCCCCCACGAGATGGCATTGCCATGCATGTCGGTGATCGTCACCAGCGTGTTGTTGAACGTCGCGTTGATGTGGGCGATCCCCTCCGCCTCCACGACGCGCTTGGTCTTTTTCCCGGTCGCCATACTACTTGGTCACCTTCTTCTTGCCCGCGATCGCGCGACGCGGTCCCTTCTTCGTGCGCGCATTGGTGTGAGTGCGCTGACCGCGCACGGGGAGCCCACGGCGATGACGGATCCCTCGGTACGAGCCGATGTCCATCAGTCGCTTGATGTTCATCGCGACCTCGGTGCGCAACGCACCCTCGACGCGATAATCCTTCTCGATGACCTGACGGAGCTTGTTCACGTCGCCATCGGACAGATCGCGCACGCGCAGGTCGGACGAGACCCCGGTCTTCCCGAGAATCTCCTTCGCGACGGCACGCCCGATCCCGAAGATGTACGTCAACCCGATCTCGACCTTCTTGTCGCGAGGGAGATCGACACCAGCGATACGCGCCATAATCAGCCCTGCCGCTGCTTGTGCTTAGGGTTGCGCTTGCAAATGATGCGAGTGACGCCGCTGCGCTTCACGACTTTGCAGTGCTCGCAGATGGGCTTCACGCTGCTGCGGACTTTCACCGGAGACTCCGAATCGATCCGAAGGGAACTAACGAAAAATCGGACAAGACACCAAGAATAGACATGTCGCCCCCTCGATGCAAGGGATCGACAGCGCCAAAATCACGTACTGGCGCGCAATTACGCCCCCTCCACCCCACCCAGCCACCCCTCCCCGCTCACCCCCCCGCCATCTCCCGACGGACTCGCTCCATCGCCCCCCGCGGGTCACCCGCCGCGGTCACCGCCCGCCCCAGAACCAGGTACCGCGCCCCGGCGCCAACCGCCCCGCCCGGCGTCACCACCCGGAACTCGTCCAGCTCCATCAGGCGGCCGACGGCCTCCTTGATGTGGCGGGCGGTGATGACATTGCACTGGCAGACGATCATGATCTCAGCCCTGGGCGACTCCGGCGATACCGGCCAGCGACTTCACCGCCCGCTTCAGCTGCGCGTTCTCGCGGCGCAGGCGGCGCAATTCCGCATCACCGGAGCGGGACGGTTGCTCGGCCCGCTTCAGCCAATTGTAATAGGTGGTGTCCGTGACACCCAGGACACGGGCGATCTCATAGACCCGCTTGCCTTCGCCGCGGAGCGCCGCGGCTACCTTGAGCGGCGCCGGCG
The sequence above is drawn from the Gemmatimonadetes bacterium SCN 70-22 genome and encodes:
- a CDS encoding DNA-directed RNA polymerase subunit alpha encodes the protein MSQAIDLKGLVRPHLVEVRKRDEAPYVAEFVLQPLERGYGHTLGNAMRRMLLSSLRGAAVWGFRIDGVVHEHQTIAGVVEDVHQIIGNLKTLVLSMADDVEETVLRIGKSEAGPVTAGDIDQSGSVRVINPNHHLFTLQDARDINVELYVNKGRGYVESEQHVLDRGLPIDLVRVDAIYNPVRRANFSVAETRVGQRTDYDRLTLTVETNGTITPEEAVSYAAALAQTHFQYFASFGSHASAPMSMGGDSAGGDAARLAQLFKTAIDDLELSVRSVNSLKNSNIRTLGDLVRQTENQILQVKNFGKKSLQEIADLLEREGLNFGMRYEENGEGVRIIDLGTPPSRAAANAPDDEEE
- a CDS encoding 30S ribosomal protein S4 gives rise to the protein MRYTGASCRQCRREGTKLFLKGTKCFTEKCPVERRPYPPGQHGQAASRRRKSSEYSKQLREKQKIKRIYGVSETQFRNTFKKVSALPGIHGHNLLAALESRLDNLVYRMGFAPSRKAARQLIRHRHIEIDAKTVDIPSYVVTPGQEVRVRQKSRELTLVQGAMEQATRGASPSWLAVDRDTFSGRMLERPSRPNIPIAAQEQLVVELYSK
- a CDS encoding 30S ribosomal protein S11 yields the protein MATGKKTKRVVEAEGIAHINATFNNTLVTITDMHGNAISWGTSGKAGFKGSKKSTPFAATVAAEQCAREALTAGVRRVHVRVQGPGSGRESAIQALASAGLQVKSIKDVTPIPHNGCRPPKRRRV
- a CDS encoding 30S ribosomal protein S13, which codes for MARIAGVDLPRDKKVEIGLTYIFGIGRAVAKEILGKTGVSSDLRVRDLSDGDVNKLRQVIEKDYRVEGALRTEVAMNIKRLMDIGSYRGIRHRRGLPVRGQRTHTNARTKKGPRRAIAGKKKVTK